CTAACAATTATATTACCACTAATTATTACGAGACAATATAATcaaataagttttcatttttcacatgaaattatatatatatatatatatatatatatatatatatatatatatatatatatatatatatattacttagtATCAAAATTTAACTGTAAAATCCTAAGATtatgtgtaattttatttaatatattttcaattgatCTCGTGTATGATcatgacaaaataaaattgtatgtataaatattttttatgaattaccTATTACAATACCTCTTTACTTTCTTGGATGAATACATtcaatttaagtaaaaataaaccTATTTAacagttaatttaattaaaaaatcacctaattaaaatgaaaaataatttttttataaatatttttcttatgatttATCATCCATTTTTATGTAACATATATAACCacacacttatatatatatatatatatatatatatatatatatatatatatatggtgtgtgtgttcttttatgtttttgattatttaattagttataaaatattatatttatttttttaatttacttatatttttgttatgtaGTGAAATAGTTgagtcatttttttatattcttttatttaaatttatactcTTTAATATATCACGTCACGTCTACTTATTTATGTAAAtgtattttagttatttttttatattgtatttctCGAAACATTAGcctttaataatttgaaaatatgtattaaataataatattaaaaagaaagtaaaagtgaataaatttttaatttaacaatctTGGAATAAAGGGAAATTTTTATatactctattattatttttatacattttcaacgatgttttttatattagataAGTCTCTATGTACTCtgttattaattgttattaatttttatacatttttaatatatatttttttcttatgcaTAAAACTTATTGTTGGGCATGTTTACGTCACGTGTTTATActtctattatatatttcaaaaaattgtaaagatataaaatattgagGTTATATCATGATTAATGTTCTTTGTATTAACTTGTCAAAATTTCGAATAACTGAATTTTATTGAATCAATGGTCATTTATAAACTAAGTggaaaaaatcaattttcaaataaatgaatttttttaaatgtataaatgattGTCGaacaacaaagtaaaaaggCCCAACATGTTACATTTTAACTATCAAGAAATGACCACCTATGGTCTCACTAATTTGAACTTAAAAgattataattcaaatatcctaacatacttttagttttttttaaaaagtacaatattttgtactaagaaaaataattatcattttgtcATATTTTTACCCATATCACAACATATTTAAAGTTTCACACTAACAATTAGacaaatttatcattttgaTTACTAGAagacaatattaattattaatgtatatcaagaaatcaattaaattcacaatcttcaaattattatcacaaatttctaaaaaaaatcattatcacATATCACGAACAAATTTgctaacaaaaaataacaactaaTAATTATcgataacaaaaaattaaaacactatgaatataatttaacaAGATATATTCTctacaaaaaatcaaaaaattgtcattaaattacGTCTACGAATAATTTATCCTCTAAGATGTTAACAAATTGCAATTTCCTCCATAAAAACAACACTATAAAAAATAGCGAAAACTAAACTCacttaaaatgaaatttgattgGACAAGAGTGTTTTACTCTTTATTAGATATCTAAGAGATTCATCTCTATAAAGGAATAAGcaactatttaaaaaatctaaaagaaaagtatttttttttaaataatattttttataaaaaaaattaaataattattttttaacttaaatggttaaatatggctaattcatattatttaaattacgtttaatcttaaataaattaattcgaTCGTTAGGGTCATATTATTTAAACTACGtttaatcttaaataaattaattcggTTGTTAGGGgggaaacataaaaaaacttgtcatactcaaattaaagtattatgaaatatattttttgtgtgttttaaatattaaaatcttaatGTGTCATTTGTAATTTCTAGTATTATTGAACTATGATATTGTATTTCTCTGATATTATTTTATGCGTAAttgaattgttatttttatttcaaccaAATGAATTTGAAGTAAAAGTATTGTTTTATCATTCCCATAGAATTCAGTCCATGTTTATATGAAACAGATTATTTTTGAACAATAACTTTAATGagtaaaatttcattttagttataaaatgtaatgaaaaagGAACAATGATAGCGAGATGTCGGAAACACTTTAAATAGTTAGATGAGCAAaggtatattttattgatatggGTTTCATCAGTAGTTGGAGcattttgaataaatattattgatgaatttaataataatgggtgcgatttaaaaaatatgggaGAAGTGAAGTTAGTTAGTTAGATTAGAAGAtagataaaatgtttttttgagAGAAGGAACAAATGCACGTTGATTTTGATTTAATAAGATAGTTTTTTTGGTGATTTAAATTTTGGTAAACTTTGGATTAGAACCAAACGCGACGCCCCACACGCCCATCTCATCTTCAAAACCATTGGCTTTAATGCTTTTCCCTTTCATCAACCGCGCCCACAGTCATAAGACCAAAACCGGAAACCAGTATCCGGTTTTCAAAAAAACCGCTTTCCATCCCATTCCAGAAAACCAGGAGCTTTTTccctgtttttcttttttaattttcattcaaaaaccGCTCtttgaagagagagagagagagagtgttgGTGGATGGATCCTCACTCCACAATATGTGGCGATTCGACCGCACTCTGTCACCTGATCGTGATCGCCACGCGCCTCGCTCTTCTATCCTCAATTTTTGTACCCATTTGCATGCTTTTTCTTCATTCCCTCTTTCTCTTTCacctttttcctctttctcaCATCGCGGTGGCAGATTCCGTAATATTACACCCTTTAAAGGGTGGTTTCGGAGGAAGCAAATTTAGGACAACCGTGCAGTGCAAGTTGTGGCAGACACCTCCGAGTCTGTGGCATTTAAGGGTTATCCCACGTCATCTATGTCCCAATAACAAAGGGATGAGTGTCCTTATGATTGGGAGTTGAATGCACGCGTTCTCCCTGAGAGTGTGCTAAAACTAGCTGTTTACTTCCTCGAACTCCAACCTCTTTGAACGTGGAAACCATGGTTTGCCTTTGTGTGTGTTGGTGTTgtaataattgttaaataaactACTACTAATACTATAAAACAATTCTTCAGAAACAACTGCGTTCTCCACAACCCAGTACCTGAAaaatctttctctctctctctctctttccctctttctctctccttaaCCCCCAACAAATATATATCCTCCTTTTGCTCAGTTCTATGATCACAATCTCCTCTTTCTCTCCCACAAAAAAAGTCTcttcaatttttcttctttcttctccagTCTCCAAGATTCTCAATTGGGTGTTCGAAAATGCGGATGAGCTGCAATGGGTGTCGAGTCCTGAGAAAAGGTTGCAGTGAGAATTGCAGCATCAGACCCTGTTTACAGTGGATCAAAAGCCCAGAATCCCAAGCCAATGCTACTGTGTTTCTCGCAAAGTTCTACGGTCGTGCTGGGCTCATGAATCTCGTTAACGCAGGCCCAGAACATCTTCGTCCAGGTTTGTGTCATTTTCCCAGAATCTGAGTAGTGGGATCAGTGTCGGATAAATAAAAGCTTGTAAATTCCGGCACCGATcatcttgtgaattgattttgtTTGTATGCATGGAATTTAAATTTACTGAGCTGAtgtgttttgtttgatttttgcaGCGATCTTTCGTTCGTTGTTGTACGAGGCATGCGGTCGGATAGTGAACCCGATTTACGGTTCAGTTGGTCTGTTGTGGTCGGGGAGCTGGCAGCTGTGTCAAGCCGCCGTGGAAAACGTCTTGAAAGGCGCGCCGATCACACCGATCACGTCTGAAGCGGCGGCTAGCGGGCGGGGCCCACCCCTCAAGGCATACGACATACGCCACGTGTCGAGAGATGAGAACTCCGCCGCGTCGAACGAAACTCAGCAGCAGCGAGTCAAGACTCGGTCTCGGGTCCGGCGTCCGGTTGTCAACGCCAAGCCCATATCCACCACCAACGAAAACAACGGTAGCAAGGGAACCGAATTGGGTTCTTCTGAACCGGGTTTGATGACATGCGAGTGGACCGAAGAGGCGTTGAATCGGTCTGGAAGTCACGAATCGTCGCTGAGCCACCAGTCTGAGGCGGCGAATGCGGTGGAGAGCGAGAGCATGGTGTCGGT
This region of Vigna unguiculata cultivar IT97K-499-35 chromosome 5, ASM411807v1, whole genome shotgun sequence genomic DNA includes:
- the LOC114186153 gene encoding LOB domain-containing protein 41-like, with the translated sequence MRMSCNGCRVLRKGCSENCSIRPCLQWIKSPESQANATVFLAKFYGRAGLMNLVNAGPEHLRPAIFRSLLYEACGRIVNPIYGSVGLLWSGSWQLCQAAVENVLKGAPITPITSEAAASGRGPPLKAYDIRHVSRDENSAASNETQQQRVKTRSRVRRPVVNAKPISTTNENNGSKGTELGSSEPGLMTCEWTEEALNRSGSHESSLSHQSEAANAVESESMVSVETAETSILFRDEPDSNPKIVQRTDDVGLELTLGFEPVSRAQHVVPVKKRRIELKDFSGSAESGSCKMELGLECSA